The following coding sequences lie in one Mesorhizobium sp. NZP2298 genomic window:
- a CDS encoding 3-hydroxyacyl-CoA dehydrogenase, whose protein sequence is MNPNGQIAIVTGGGSGLGEATARALAAKGARVAIFDVGIDRAAKVAADIAGIAVQCDVSSADSGASAVAETASKLGEPRILVNCAGIAIGVKTIGKDGPHPLDQYRKVIEVNLIGTFNMIRLVADRAARLEPLQGGERGVIVNTASVAAYDGQIGQAAYSASKGGVVGMTLPVARDLARSGIRVCTIAPGIFKTPMMAGMPQDVQDSLGAAVPFPSRLGEPSEYAALAMHIIENQMLNGETIRLDGAIRMAPR, encoded by the coding sequence ATGAATCCGAACGGCCAGATCGCGATCGTGACCGGTGGCGGCTCCGGCCTTGGCGAGGCAACGGCGCGTGCGCTTGCCGCCAAGGGCGCTCGCGTCGCCATCTTCGACGTCGGCATCGATCGCGCCGCCAAGGTCGCGGCCGACATCGCCGGCATTGCCGTGCAATGCGACGTCAGCAGCGCCGACAGTGGCGCCTCAGCCGTCGCCGAGACGGCAAGCAAGCTGGGCGAGCCGCGCATCCTGGTCAATTGCGCCGGCATCGCCATTGGCGTGAAGACGATCGGCAAGGATGGGCCCCATCCGCTCGACCAATACCGCAAGGTGATCGAGGTCAACCTGATCGGCACCTTCAACATGATCCGCCTCGTCGCCGACCGCGCCGCCAGGCTCGAGCCGCTGCAGGGTGGCGAGCGTGGCGTCATCGTCAACACCGCTTCGGTCGCCGCCTATGACGGCCAGATCGGCCAGGCCGCGTACTCCGCCTCAAAGGGCGGCGTGGTCGGCATGACACTGCCGGTGGCGCGCGACCTTGCCCGTTCCGGCATTCGGGTCTGCACCATCGCGCCCGGCATCTTCAAGACCCCGATGATGGCCGGCATGCCGCAGGACGTGCAGGACTCCCTGGGCGCCGCCGTGCCTTTCCCGTCCCGCCTCGGCGAACCATCCGAATATGCCGCCCTTGCCATGCACATCATAGAAAACCAGATGCTGAACGGCGAAACCATCCGCCTCGACGGCGCCATCCGCATGGCGCCGAGGTAA
- a CDS encoding GNAT family N-acetyltransferase: protein MSLADVKYLPETPAHDPEIEAINDEAFGPGRFVLAAYKIREAGGHERGLSFVAVDGDIVVASVRMTRIAAGAGRALMLGPLAVRPAFKNLGIGRRLVAIALEAAAKSGAPAVILVGDEPYYGPLGFKRIPRGQISMPRPVDLDRLLSHEITPGAVARLTGEVGHASQARVAEHV from the coding sequence ATGAGCCTTGCCGACGTGAAATACCTGCCGGAAACTCCGGCGCACGACCCTGAAATCGAAGCCATCAATGACGAGGCCTTCGGGCCTGGCCGTTTCGTGCTTGCCGCCTACAAGATCCGCGAAGCCGGCGGCCACGAGCGTGGGTTGTCCTTCGTCGCGGTCGACGGCGATATCGTCGTCGCCTCGGTGCGCATGACCCGCATTGCCGCCGGTGCCGGCCGCGCGCTGATGCTCGGGCCGCTTGCCGTGCGGCCGGCCTTCAAGAATCTCGGCATCGGCCGCCGGCTGGTGGCGATCGCACTGGAGGCCGCCGCAAAGTCCGGGGCACCGGCCGTCATACTGGTCGGCGACGAACCCTATTACGGGCCGCTCGGCTTCAAGCGCATCCCGCGCGGCCAGATCTCGATGCCGCGTCCCGTCGACCTCGACCGCCTTTTGTCGCACGAGATCACGCCGGGCGCGGTTGCCAGGCTCACGGGCGAGGTCGGTCATGCCAGCCAGGCCAGGGTCGCCGAGCACGTCTAG